A genomic segment from Alteribacillus bidgolensis encodes:
- a CDS encoding alpha/beta hydrolase: MEVLQPQREEAQPAVLFIPGGGFMSANHDKSIQQRFDIAEAGFVVASMGYRVTPQSSFPSPLEDEKSAIRYLRANAEKFNIDPDRIAVMGSSAGGYLSSFAGVTNGIDTFDTGTHLEESSDVQAVINLYGLSDLTKVGEGKPEEAAALHDSPSAPEAMWVNGPAVFGPGGSIHDNPKAANEANPISYITEDAPPFLVLHGDSDNLVLPSQTEMLHESLINEDIDSTRYVVKGAGHGGIEWVQPKVTNVLINFLKEHLKDKMKK; encoded by the coding sequence ATGGAAGTGCTGCAGCCGCAAAGGGAAGAAGCACAGCCCGCAGTTCTATTTATTCCGGGCGGCGGTTTTATGTCAGCGAATCATGATAAAAGCATTCAGCAGCGTTTTGATATAGCTGAAGCAGGGTTTGTCGTGGCGAGTATGGGATATCGGGTAACACCCCAAAGTTCATTTCCTTCACCGTTAGAAGATGAAAAATCGGCCATTCGCTATTTACGTGCCAACGCGGAAAAGTTCAACATAGATCCCGACCGCATCGCAGTAATGGGAAGCTCTGCCGGGGGATATCTCTCCTCATTTGCAGGAGTAACCAATGGAATAGATACATTTGACACGGGTACCCATTTAGAGGAAAGCAGTGACGTACAAGCTGTTATCAATTTATATGGACTCTCTGATCTTACAAAAGTGGGAGAAGGAAAACCGGAAGAAGCCGCAGCACTTCATGACTCTCCATCCGCGCCAGAAGCGATGTGGGTGAACGGTCCAGCAGTTTTTGGGCCTGGCGGTTCGATCCATGACAATCCAAAAGCAGCAAATGAAGCAAATCCCATTTCTTATATAACGGAAGATGCTCCACCATTTTTAGTGTTGCACGGGGATAGCGATAATCTGGTCCTTCCAAGTCAGACCGAAATGTTACATGAATCGCTGATAAATGAAGATATCGATTCCACGCGTTACGTGGTAAAAGGGGCAGGTCACGGAGGAATAGAGTGGGTGCAGCCAAAAGTGACCAACGTTCTTATTAATTTTCTAAAAGAGCATTTAAAAGATAAGATGAAAAAATAG
- a CDS encoding aldehyde dehydrogenase family protein, whose product MLKGLFLNGEEKITNNTYPLYHPHTEEKIANITQGTQEDMKEAISAAHNNFAEMKALTSNQRANILFEAADRLLERQEEAAQIISKEASKPIKAARGEVNRTIQTLRFSGEEAKRLNGEYLSLDAAEGGEGRDAFTIHEPLGVIGAITPFNFPLNLTTHKVGPAVAAGNPVVIKPAEQTPLSSILLAEILTQSGLPKGAIAVIPGDGPALGEVMNQDERVKKISFTGSPEVGKLIKSKAGLKRVTLELGSNAAMYVDESCADQLNDIASKAAAGAFSYNGQVCLSTQRIYVHESLFEPFKQALAVKTKEIVFGDPAEESTVVSSLINKKSQQRVLDWIAEAKANGAEVLTGGKGKANGVLPTVLANVDRNEKISCNEVFGPVVLINKVKNASEALEQMNDSRYGLNAGIFSNNLSQAMNMAHQLEVGQVLINDVPTLRFDHMPYGGVKDSGYGREGVKYAIEEMTELKMISLNYKG is encoded by the coding sequence ATGTTAAAAGGATTGTTTCTAAATGGAGAGGAAAAAATAACAAATAATACGTACCCATTGTATCATCCGCATACAGAAGAAAAAATTGCAAATATTACACAAGGCACACAGGAAGATATGAAAGAAGCTATTTCGGCAGCACATAATAATTTTGCAGAAATGAAAGCGTTGACATCAAACCAGCGTGCCAACATCTTATTTGAAGCTGCCGATAGATTACTAGAAAGACAGGAAGAAGCTGCTCAAATCATCTCAAAAGAGGCGAGCAAACCGATTAAAGCTGCAAGAGGGGAAGTCAACCGCACAATCCAGACGCTGCGTTTTTCAGGAGAAGAAGCAAAACGATTAAACGGAGAATACTTGTCTCTTGATGCCGCTGAAGGCGGAGAAGGCCGGGATGCTTTTACGATCCATGAACCGCTCGGGGTGATTGGTGCTATTACTCCATTTAATTTTCCATTAAATTTAACAACACATAAAGTTGGACCAGCCGTGGCAGCAGGCAACCCCGTCGTTATTAAACCAGCTGAACAAACGCCGCTTTCAAGCATATTATTAGCAGAAATTTTAACACAGTCCGGTCTGCCAAAAGGTGCAATCGCCGTTATTCCTGGAGATGGACCGGCACTTGGAGAAGTAATGAACCAGGACGAAAGAGTGAAAAAGATCTCTTTTACCGGAAGTCCAGAAGTCGGCAAGCTTATAAAAAGCAAGGCTGGGTTGAAACGAGTAACACTTGAACTTGGCAGCAATGCAGCTATGTATGTGGATGAAAGCTGCGCGGATCAATTAAATGACATAGCAAGCAAAGCAGCTGCTGGAGCGTTTTCTTATAACGGCCAGGTTTGCCTGAGTACACAGCGCATTTATGTTCACGAATCACTCTTTGAACCTTTTAAACAAGCTCTTGCAGTAAAAACAAAAGAAATAGTGTTCGGCGATCCTGCGGAAGAGAGTACAGTTGTTTCTAGTTTAATTAATAAAAAATCACAGCAGCGTGTACTAGATTGGATTGCTGAAGCGAAAGCCAATGGAGCGGAAGTGTTAACCGGCGGAAAAGGAAAAGCAAATGGGGTTCTTCCGACTGTACTTGCGAATGTGGATCGAAACGAAAAAATTTCATGCAATGAAGTTTTCGGCCCGGTTGTGCTGATCAATAAAGTAAAAAATGCCTCTGAAGCGCTTGAGCAGATGAATGACAGCCGCTATGGCCTAAATGCTGGGATCTTTAGCAATAACTTATCTCAAGCTATGAATATGGCGCACCAACTCGAAGTCGGACAAGTACTTATTAATGACGTGCCAACCCTTCGCTTTGACCACATGCCATATGGCGGCGTGAAAGATTCTGGTTACGGTAGAGAAGGCGTAAAATATGCGATCGAAGAAATGACAGAACTGAAAATGATCAGCCTCAACTACAAAGGGTAG
- a CDS encoding LacI family DNA-binding transcriptional regulator gives MVSSKDVAKRAGVSQSTVSRVLNDSPSVSKDNIEKVTKAMKDLNYRPNSIARSLVSKQTKTLALISGPLHNPFFVETTTSIVNYANEKGYKMNVFFENMGDNMSVYESVLSMQLDGLILSSIFMDDPIYEELQSLNIPFVMFNRKHNKGGNFVEIDNEKAGKMAADHLIDLGHEKIGYIGGPLYTSTFYGRYTGFRKEIEKRTALDQALIHETDTSEEAVREAVLKMMGRKHKPTAIFAATDAIAIFAIDTLKELGYGIPEDISICGMDNVRMARHHAFELTTIGHETDKNLGRLGIEHLIELIEDSDDPKEQVRITMDPILYQRKTTCKL, from the coding sequence ATGGTTTCATCAAAAGATGTAGCAAAACGAGCAGGAGTATCTCAATCAACTGTCTCTAGGGTATTAAATGACTCACCGAGTGTAAGCAAAGACAATATTGAAAAAGTTACAAAGGCAATGAAAGACCTGAACTACCGCCCGAATTCTATCGCGAGATCTCTTGTCAGCAAACAAACGAAAACACTTGCTTTAATTTCTGGTCCCTTACACAACCCTTTTTTCGTGGAAACTACAACTTCTATCGTTAACTATGCAAATGAAAAGGGTTATAAAATGAATGTGTTTTTTGAAAATATGGGCGATAATATGTCCGTATATGAATCGGTGTTATCGATGCAGCTTGATGGTCTTATTTTATCTTCTATTTTTATGGATGATCCTATTTATGAAGAGCTGCAATCGTTAAATATACCATTTGTAATGTTTAACAGAAAACACAACAAGGGTGGCAATTTTGTAGAAATTGATAATGAAAAAGCAGGGAAGATGGCAGCAGATCACCTTATAGATTTGGGGCACGAAAAAATCGGTTATATAGGCGGACCTTTATATACGTCTACTTTCTATGGCAGGTACACCGGCTTTCGCAAAGAGATCGAAAAACGTACTGCTTTAGACCAGGCTCTTATACATGAAACAGATACGAGTGAGGAAGCTGTCCGCGAAGCTGTCTTGAAAATGATGGGGCGAAAGCATAAACCAACTGCTATATTTGCGGCGACTGACGCTATAGCTATTTTTGCGATTGATACGCTCAAAGAGCTCGGCTACGGTATTCCAGAAGACATTAGTATTTGCGGCATGGATAATGTGAGAATGGCTCGTCACCATGCCTTCGAGTTAACTACCATTGGGCATGAGACCGATAAAAATCTCGGCAGGTTGGGAATAGAGCATTTGATTGAGTTGATTGAAGACAGTGATGATCCTAAAGAGCAGGTCCGCATCACAATGGATCCGATTTTGTATCAGCGAAAGACAACGTGCAAGCTGTAA
- a CDS encoding L-lactate permease codes for MSTGMLAFLSLLPIIVVAVFLVGLRWPASKAMPISFVVAVILALFVWGVPGSTVAAASVNGLVTAVSLLYIIFGAILLLNTLQESGGLKTIRQGFTDISPDRRVQVIIIAWLFGSFIEGSAGFGTPAAVAVPLLVGLGFPAMAAVVAGMVIQSTPVSFGAAGTPMLVGVQEGLAADSSITSNFLALTTDIAGKVAILHAVAGMLIPLFMVALMTRFFGKNKSFSEGIKMWKFALFASVSMTIPYVIVANVLGPEFPSMIGGLVGLAIVVTAAKKGFLMPSKEETWDFDDKSKWNPEWIGSIEIKDIAHKSGSMSMVRAWTPYLLIGAFLVITRLEAFPFNEWFRSWTLGIQNVFGTDISAGFEPLFSPGTIFVIVSLITFFIHGMNGASYKKAWSHSAKTMIAASAALIFTVPMVQVFLNSGGGASGFDSMPVELAGAVASAAGEFWPLFGTFIGGMGAFIAGSNTVSNMMFSLFQFDVGSRIGVDSTWIVALQAVGGAAGNMICVHNVVAACAVVGLVGREGAIIRKTIFPFLYYALLTGALGYSIVWFGDKGILNIGSFIVLVIALAACYIIATNNKRVPVIPKQDKTVGM; via the coding sequence ATGAGTACGGGAATGCTGGCCTTTTTATCTCTTTTACCAATTATTGTAGTAGCTGTGTTTCTCGTAGGGCTGCGCTGGCCTGCAAGTAAAGCTATGCCGATTTCTTTTGTCGTAGCTGTTATTCTGGCATTGTTTGTTTGGGGCGTGCCGGGTTCAACAGTGGCAGCAGCATCTGTAAATGGTCTGGTTACGGCTGTTTCACTGTTGTATATCATTTTTGGAGCGATTTTACTTTTAAACACCTTGCAAGAAAGCGGAGGCCTTAAAACGATTCGTCAGGGATTTACAGATATTTCGCCTGACCGGCGTGTACAGGTCATTATTATCGCTTGGCTGTTTGGTTCATTTATTGAAGGTTCAGCCGGTTTTGGAACCCCGGCTGCTGTGGCGGTCCCTTTATTGGTAGGATTAGGATTTCCTGCTATGGCAGCAGTTGTAGCAGGTATGGTTATCCAAAGTACTCCAGTATCATTTGGGGCAGCGGGGACACCTATGCTTGTTGGTGTACAGGAAGGGTTAGCTGCTGATTCTTCCATTACAAGCAATTTCCTGGCACTTACTACAGATATTGCAGGAAAAGTAGCTATTCTTCATGCTGTAGCTGGTATGCTGATTCCACTTTTTATGGTAGCCCTGATGACTAGGTTTTTTGGAAAAAATAAATCATTTTCTGAAGGTATCAAAATGTGGAAGTTTGCCCTTTTCGCTTCTGTGTCGATGACGATTCCTTATGTGATCGTTGCGAATGTCCTTGGACCTGAGTTTCCATCTATGATTGGCGGGCTCGTCGGTTTGGCTATCGTCGTAACAGCGGCGAAAAAAGGATTTCTTATGCCTTCAAAAGAAGAGACATGGGATTTTGATGACAAATCAAAATGGAACCCAGAGTGGATCGGCTCAATTGAAATTAAAGATATTGCTCACAAAAGCGGAAGCATGAGCATGGTTCGCGCTTGGACACCGTATTTATTAATTGGTGCTTTTCTTGTAATCACTAGATTGGAAGCGTTCCCATTTAATGAATGGTTTCGTTCTTGGACTTTAGGAATACAGAATGTGTTTGGTACTGACATTTCTGCAGGTTTTGAACCATTGTTTTCTCCAGGAACTATCTTTGTCATTGTTTCTCTTATTACATTTTTTATTCATGGCATGAATGGAGCATCTTACAAAAAAGCGTGGTCACATTCTGCTAAAACAATGATTGCTGCATCTGCTGCCTTAATTTTCACAGTCCCAATGGTGCAAGTTTTCTTGAATTCCGGGGGTGGCGCTTCAGGGTTTGACAGTATGCCGGTTGAACTAGCAGGAGCGGTTGCTTCGGCAGCAGGAGAATTTTGGCCGTTATTTGGCACGTTCATCGGAGGTATGGGTGCTTTCATTGCTGGAAGTAATACGGTAAGTAATATGATGTTTTCCTTGTTCCAATTTGACGTAGGCTCTCGGATCGGCGTAGATTCTACCTGGATCGTTGCATTGCAAGCTGTTGGCGGGGCGGCCGGAAACATGATTTGTGTCCATAACGTTGTTGCAGCCTGTGCGGTGGTTGGACTAGTTGGAAGAGAAGGGGCCATTATCCGAAAAACCATTTTCCCATTCTTGTACTATGCTCTCTTAACTGGTGCGCTTGGCTACTCGATTGTATGGTTTGGCGACAAAGGCATTCTCAATATCGGTTCTTTTATCGTGCTAGTTATAGCTCTTGCTGCATGCTATATTATAGCTACGAATAACAAACGAGTTCCTGTTATTCCAAAACAAGATAAAACAGTCGGAATGTAA